One region of Miscanthus floridulus cultivar M001 chromosome 19, ASM1932011v1, whole genome shotgun sequence genomic DNA includes:
- the LOC136527641 gene encoding leucine-rich repeat receptor-like serine/threonine/tyrosine-protein kinase SOBIR1, whose amino-acid sequence MASVARSTPGRSVIVLVSLVTLLVVFVSAVECYDGRHAVAHSAVARRSRLGTRHVHHRRTTVPHRYVLAEKSSPTGSPKNRSISPATANNASAPAPVPPAGSQTDGRHHRRSHKHRVRNWIIGFVVGSLAGVISGLVLSVLFRLALNCIRGRYRSRSGVMIFTPKLIRRPEHLAFLEKEDGLASLDVIGRGGCGEVYKAQLPVEREGDEPRFIAIKKIKKHGGDAPANNNLSDEESRQLDKRSRQIQSEIRTVGHIRHRNLLPLAAHMPRPDCHYLVYEYMKNGSLHHALKAGTHTEIHGAEDGNSSTGGTGTAAGGLSWPTRLRVAVGVAAGLEYLHVSHQPQIIHRDLKPANILLDDDLEPRIADFGLAKAMPDSHTHVTASNVAGTLGYIAPEYYQTVKFTAKCDVYSFGVILVVLATGKEPSDKFFTETEEVVGLVKWLRRVMESGEHAQAIDPAIAGAGHDEQILLLLRIALFCTKDDPKERPSAKDVRCMLSQIKT is encoded by the coding sequence ATGGCTTCAGTGGCGAGAAGCACGCCGGGCAGGTCTGTCATCGTGCTTGTCTCACTCGTCACGCTGCTAGTCGTCTTTGTCTCAGCCGTGGAGTGCTACGACGGCCGGCATGCCGTCGCGCACTCGGCCGTGGCACGCCGCTCCCGCCTGGGGACCCGGCACGTGCACCACCGCCGGACCACGGTGCCGCACCGGTACGTCCTCGCGGAGAAGAGCAGCCCGACCGGCAGCCCCAAGAACCGCAGCATCTCCCCTGCGACGGCCAACAACGCCAGCGCGCCGGCGCCGGTGCCTCCGGCCGGCTCGCAGACTGATGGCCGGCACCACCGCCGCAGCCACAAGCACCGGGTGCGCAACTGGATCATCGGCTTCGTGGTGGGTTCCTTGGCGGGCGTCATCTCCGGGCTGGTGCTGTCGGTGCTGTTCCGGCTGGCGCTCAACTGCATCCGCGGGCGGTACCGGTCGCGGTCGGGCGTGATGATCTTCACCCCGAAGCTGATCCGGCGTCCCGAGCACCTGGCGTTCCTAGAGAAGGAGGACGGGCTGGCGTCCCTGGACGTGATCGGGCGCGGCGGGTGTGGGGAGGTGTACAAGGCGCAGCTGCCCGTGGAGCGGGAGGGCGACGAGCCCCGGTTCATCGCCATCAAGAAGATCAAGAAGCACGGCGGCGACGCGCCGGCCAACAACAACCTGAGCGACGAGGAGAGCCGGCAGCTGGACAAGCGGTCGCGGCAGATCCAGTCGGAGATCCGGACGGTGGGCCACATCCGCCACCGCAACCTGCTGCCGCTAGCGGCGCACATGCCGCGCCCGGACTGCCACTACCTGGTGTACGAGTACATGAAGAACGGCAGCCTGCACCACGCGCTGAAAGCCGGCACACACACAGAGATCCACGGCGCCGAGGACGGCAACAGCAGCACCGGAGGCACCGGCACCGCTGCCGGCGGGCTGTCGTGGCCCACGCGTCTCCGCGTGGCGGTGGGCGTGGCGGCGGGGCTAGAGTACCTGCACGTCTCCCATCAGCCGCAGATCATCCACCGCGACCTGAAGCCCGCCAACATCCTGCTGGACGACGACTTGGAGCCCCGCATCGCAGACTTCGGGCTGGCCAAGGCGATGCCGGACTCGCACACGCACGTGACGGCGTCCAACGTGGCCGGCACGCTGGGGTACATCGCGCCGGAGTACTACCAGACGGTGAAGTTCACGGCCAAGtgcgacgtgtacagcttcgggGTCATCCTGGTGGTGCTGGCCACGGGAAAGGAGCCGTCTGACAAGTTCTTCACTGAGACGGAGGAGGTGGTCGGCCTAGTCAAGTGGTTGCGCCGCGTCATGGAGAGCGGGGAGCACGCGCAGGCCATCGACCCAGCCATCGCCGGCGCCGGCCACGACGAGCagatcctgctgctgctgcgcatcGCCTTGTTCTGCACCAAGGACGACCCCAAGGAAAGGCCCTCCGCCAAGGACGTCCGCTGCATGCTGTCGCAGATCAAGACCTAG